ATGAATCGATGATGCAAATTGCCTGTTCCTCATCTACTGGCTTTAGAATCGGGGCTTTTGGTGCGGTCCCATCTAACTCCTCTGTGGTCGATTTACGCAAAGCTGCGCGGGCCAGGGACATGATGGATATTGACATGGCTTTGTTTGGCGCAGCATAATGCACCACAGGGTTGGCTTCTAGGAGAGCTTGTCCTATGATATAGTCTTCCTTGATGCGGCTTGGAAGGTCGGGTAGCGTTGGATCCAGCTTCTCCTGTAACTTGATGCCGTAGGCGCCTCCAGAACAGAGATCCGCACAGCTCATAGCACTGCAAAAATCGTCATATGCTTCTAGCATTCCTAGTGTTGTTAAATTTCTCTCGTCTCTGGGCTTTGTAGTGGCTGCGCTCCAAGAGTTCATGTTGGTACTGTTGCACCAGTCTCCCATGTCGAAGCCCCAAAAGTCCCAAGCTTGGTCTatggcctcttcttcggcaGCAAGTCCTCTACTGCTGACAATGGGGTCGCGGTTAAGCCACCCCATGCCTTTGTAGTAGGTATCTTCGCTGATAACTCGCACCACGTCGCCATTCTCGTCAAGGTCAGAGCCTTTAGGCCAGCGAAGATAGAACCAGTCAAATCCTCCCTTACGATCACCAACTCCAATTTGACACCAGTAGTTAAGCTCCGTTATTGTTGCTCTCAGATCCTTATTGCGAGAATTATACAATGCTTCAACAGCCGATCTCTGAAGAGCATGGCCTTCGTTAGCAGCAATAAGGAGGCACAGGTCCACGGCTGGGCCATGAGGGGCTGGCGAGAAGCGGAAGATTCCATGTAGATTCAAGGTATCTATAGGCACTATGCTTTCGTTGTTGCATGTCATAATAAACGGTCGTTTGGACTGTGCAATGAGACTTATCAATGTTGCCCAGAACTGCTTGTCTTCTTCAAACAAAACGTCAACCTCTTCGAGGAGAATGAGAGACTGCTTCTGGCTTTTAGACGGagcttttgtctctttctcAAAGTCCTGCTTGGGCTGCTTTGCTCCGGGCTTTGTGGGCTGTGCATTCATCTtcggtttaaaaaaagacgtCATCATGCCTTGTTTCCCTGAGTTGATGTCGTTGGCCACCTCTTCTGGATCGATGGCGGTAGGTTCGGCTCGGTTGTGTTGCACCAGGTGATTCCGTGTCATATCGCCAACTTTCTCTAAAATGTCCTTTCCGCTTCTTCGACTGCCCGAATTTATCTCAAAAATCTCAAAGTCTAACTCCTTTGCAGCCGCATAGACCGCAGCTGTCTTGCCGCTACCATGGGGGCCGCTCAAAATAATGGCATTTTTGAGACGGTTGCTGCCTTTGCTTGTCGGGTTGACTGTGCGCATCACAGACTTCTTAACCAGTGCCGAGCTGGGTAATACGGCCCAGTCCCCTTCGTTATCGGAAATCTCGTCCATCTCAGCTTCCTCCGACTCACTATCGATGACGAAGCCGTCGAgtttattcttcttcctcttcttcttcggtttGCCTTTCCCTTTGTCTCCTTCAGAACTCCCGGATTCCACAGACTCTACCCTGAGAGCGTGTAGCCAGTCGCTAAGAAGCAATGCTTCTCTTCCTGGTTGTAATACTTGGGCGGCCGTAGTTGGCGCGTACTTTTGGATCCAGCTGCTACTTTCACACTGTGATTTATCGAAAGCTGAGAGTTGCGTGCATAGTGAATTGTAAAGACGGCTGATGGCTGGATGAATTTTGGGAGGCTTTTGACTGGCAAGCTCATCGATGTCAAGATCAACCTCGTcaggaagatgatgattaGCAAAGTTGCTCTGTAGCTGGGATCGGATTCGTCTCTGGAGTTTTCGACCGCTCTCAAAGTGCCTTTGAGGTAGTCGTAATTCGGCAGGCGCTGGCAAAAAGCTGTTGTCGTCTTTAGGGAGACTCTTCTGTATTCCTGCCATGTCTAGGTCGTATAAAAGATGTTGCAATACAGACTCGTGTGGTCCAATAGAGACGGCCACCCTTTTTGACCTCCTGTGCCTTATACCAGATTCTCGAATAGTTGGCCTTGCGTGTGGGTATTCACAATCACGTACATGGGCCATCCCGTGCGCCGGCCATAACGGGTACATTGCTCCAGGAACTTTTGTACCTCCTGATTTCACTCCAAACTGGATAGCTTTGCCTGTAGAAAATGGTATCTTGAGTTTCTTTGGCGAGACTGGAGTAGACATAAATACGCGGCTGTGACTTGAGGATTTATTCGTTGAATCGTTTGGAGCACTGGTACCAGGCTGCGGCTTCGTCTTGCCCGTGAAGAATGGATGTGTAGTTTTTGACTTGTCGGCTGCTCCGTCTGCCTGCTGTGACTTGGGCTTTGTGCCTTGCTTTTTGCTCGGCACAGGCGATAATTGTAGCTTTCCTTCAAAAATTGCCACAATCTTGTCGCCCAAGGCCTTCCGATGCTCATCATCCCGTCCATATTTGATTGTGATTACTCGACTCGGCTTGTTTATAGCTTTGGGCTTCGGAGGTGAGCCCAGAGTTCCAGTTTTTGGATTGAACTTGAGTACCTTTTTCTGTTGTGCAGGGACGGGTGTTTGTTGTCGCAGAGGGTCGGCAGATGGATTCGAGGATATGGAGTTGTCCGCAGCCTGTCCAGTGGTCTCATTCGGCTGCAGTCCCGGTGCTTGCATTTCGCTAACCGTCGATAGGGCAAGGCTTTGAGCTAGCTGTGTGACTGGAACATCGCTTTCATGTCCGCCATTCTTGTCTGGCTTGTTGAGATGACTTAAAATAGCCCCGCTAAGTGTTTGTTTTGCGCTCTTCTTTCCTCGTCGAGACTTCTTGGCTTCGGGATCATCGTGAACTGTGGAAGTATCTGTCCGTTGCCGTTTTCGTGTAGAACCCTCAGCTGTGGTCGGCGGTGGCTCATCAGGTGCAGGCTGAGTCGATTCTAGCGGAGGTATCGCAGGCTGAGCAGCGGGTTGATCGGGATCGCTCTTGGTGAAGAACGGATGAAGCTTCTTGGACGATGGGTCACCATTTTCGCCCTGCACCATCGTAGCGACCAGGACCGGTCCCATTGATCCCAGAGAGACTGTTCAAGACAAAGGGCTGCATTAGCACGTTTATGCTTCGAGTTTGCCAACGCTTTTGTGTCTTGTCCCACCTTAGTCCGACATGAAGTTGCTGCTTGGTGGCTGACGTCGATATCGGAGAACAATGAAGCTGAGGATGGATGATAGAACTGCTTTATGAATCAGAATGTGTGAAAATACAAAACACACAAGTCCTCCGAGCCTCGCCGATATCCCACGTCTATTGTCGAGTCCTCATCTGGTGCAAAGGTCTCCGAGCAGCTCGCGTTTCTCGACTTCGAGAGCAATTCGACGCGTCCATCTCCCATTAACGCGTGCACTTGTACAGCGGCAGGGATTACAGCGGATTCGCGCTACCATCGAGAGCCCCGCCATGGCCATTACCTAAGCCACCCCACTAACGGAATTTTGCAACGCCGTcgccaacttttttttttttttatcagcGATAGCTAGAATCGCTAGGAGTCGCAAAATATCAGCCATTGGACTGCACGACTTCCAGGACACCAACAAGCATCGCCATGGCTTCCGAATACAGGATACACAAGCCATACATTCTGGCGCACTTGCCGAAGCCTCTGGACCATACCAAGGGAAATATCGTGGCCAGAGAGGTGTACGGCCAGCGCGAcggccagaagaagaggaagcgaaCCGAGCTTGTTGTTGGCGTTGACGGAGAGACAACGAGCATCTACGATGTATGAGATGAGGATTTTGCTATTGCTCTTTAGCAAAGAAAATTTGCTGACAATGTTAAAAACCACAGGTCCCCGCGTCAAGACTCATCACATCTTATCCAATCCCGCCTCAAGAATCGTTTACTTGCCCTCCATACTCTGTCAGAGTCCGTCGAAACAACACCACCGATGCCTTGCGATATACATTCATAGCAACCGCCGACAACGGGGCTCACAAAATCACTCTATTCAAGGATGTGGCGCACCGTGACGGGAAAACGACATCGAACAGCGTTTCACAAGTCTTGCAGACCTCTGCTGTCAAGTACATCACCTGCTCTTCGCCCACAAGTCAGTCCGCAAACATTGGGGATGTAATAGCTGTTTGTGAAGACGGAGAGGTTGTGTGTTTGTCTGGGGAGTCTCTGGATGTGCAATGgtcctcgtcttccaagTCAATGCTTCAAGATTCAGTGGCTGCCGCCGTTTCCGAGTTCCATATCGAATATGCACTTTCAGGAAGCACTGCCGAGTTCAACGAAGGGCTATTTAAGAATCGACCCGAAGTCTTTAGTGCTCTACCAAAGTCTGTAGGCTCTGAAGTGGAGCTTGTTGTTCTGATCTCGAAGAGCTTCAGCCAAAACGTGGAGAACCGACATTTGATCGTGTTGGCAGCAGTGTCTGGAAGCTCCTCAGCATCGGCTGACGTGCAGCATCTCGTTCCCCTCGAGATTGTGCCAATTACTTCAATCGCTAGCCAAGACAATGCTGAATCCCCCATCTACCAGGTGGATGTGCAGTCGGGCCttctgcttcagcttcagcaagGAGCTATTGGTGTCTACGACATGACAGGTGCTGTGCCCAAACTCAAGTCGTCGATCGAGGCAGAGAATGCTCAAACCTTTGTCCGACTTTTCAAGCCCTTTATTCTCGCTTCTTCGTTGAACTCTATTGGTCTTTACAATTACCAGTATCGATCTATCCACTCCAAGGCCTCCCTGGACTGGTCTGAAATCCCAACTGAAGGCGAGACACCTCGATCTTGCCAGCTAATTAGCTACCTGCGGAGCCAAGATACAGTTGTTGCTCTTGTAGAGAACATTCTTGTGACCATTCAAGTCGAGCCGCCAAAGAACCCTGGCAAAAGACGAAAGGAAGGCCTCCTGATTGACTCTATTGGGCGAGGCACTGGTCTTGAAGTGCCATCCAAGAAGATCAGATGTGAAGTGTCATCTGAATTTACTAGACTGGTCCCAGGAACGCTTACAAGTGACTATCTCGTCCAATTCCAAGCCGAAACAGAAGCGGCCGATAAGTTACTCGCAAATAACGATCTCAACAAATGGGAGGACATCTTGCGCCGCAAATTTAACGTGTCCAAGAGAAGCACAGGGCTGCCGAATGGCGATAATACAAAGACTCAGGACGGTTCCGATGCGCAAGAACTACCAGAGTGGGAGTGGCTGTCTGGATCATCCTACCCTGCGGTAGATCGCAGATGGATCATTTACGCCATCACTCAAGTATTCTCAGTTGACATCAAGGAGATTGGCGACTCTACACGGCCAGAGCTGCGTCTCGTCTTGCCCGAGAGCAATGTGACAACTTACCTTGTGGTCGCGGGCCATCTCACTCTGTCTAATTTGAGAACGGCCTTCCGAGATGAACTCGCGCCCGAAGCTTCAGACAACCGCGCCGTAGCAGGAGACTTGATCCGAAGTCTTGCGGACGCTGATCTCTCGCTGACCCTGCTGCTAAACTACCTGCAGGCAACCAAGCTGGGCGAGGTTGAACTTTTACTCGCCATCAGGTCCCTGATGCTCAGCATGGACTTGATTCCTGAGGGCAAAATGGACGCCACCAAGCTTTTGACGAGCGAGCCCCATGCTGGCAACAGCGGCAAGGACGATGATATTGAAATGGACCTGGATGACTTGGAGCGAAAGATTGCTGTCACAGAACATTACCTGGGCGATGAGACAAGCAGCCGCTCGCGCGGATTGACTTTGGCATTTACCAAGCTGTGGCGGCTGCCTGCAGTCTCTACCGTCAAGGCTCTCCGAACAACAGTATCGACGGAGGATATCATGTCACTCATCTACCTGCTACGAGTGGAATTACTGCGCGGGGCATGGACCTCGCTGTACATTGATCCTACCAGCTTTGATTCGGAAGGCAACGAGCCTCCACCGGATGGCGTCATTGCGCTGATTGCAGACCTCTTGGGCCGATGCCTGGACGCTGTTGGAGCTGGTGGATGGCTATTTAACGACGCCATCTCATGGGCTGACAAGGCCGAAGCCAGCGACTTCCTGACCGCCCTCCGGCTGGAAGTGACAGCCGCGCTAGAAGGAATTGAAGAAGCCGTCTTCCTGAATGGCATCCTGGGTGAGACTGTGCGATTCGGAAACGCGGCCCAAAAGGGTGGCGCAGTCAGAGCATCACAGAATAAATCGATCCTTTTCCAGGTAGAGAACCGGGAATCCAAACTGCTGCCGCTTGGCTTGAAGACAAAGTCGCTGCCTACCAGAGAGAAGGTGGTGTCGGGAGGTGAAGTGATGCAGAGGAGCGTTCGAGAGATGGGACACCTGATCAGTCAAAAGGTGGAGGCTTATTCCTTGGAGAAACTCTCGATTTGAGCCGCAGATCTGCGCTTTTGAACAGGCGGCAGAAAGTTAAGAGGCCCATGCAAAGAGTCAATTGTATtaggctttttatttatttatttatttatttttgtgGAGGAGAAAGGGCTTCTAGAAAGGCAGCCttagagagaaaagggcgCGATGGATGGTAGGATCTTTGACTAATGCGGCTCAGACGGAATGGGTATCTCACTTGGGCAACTAgtcggagaaaaaaaagtgaggcTTCACATGCATGACATGCTCTGAAGGGGGGTGGTGAGCGAGTTTCGGTGAAGGAGACTGAATAAATTGGTTGGCAGCTTCTAATACTTTGTTAAGCTGGATAATACCATTGTTgggaatgaagaaaaatatagtagtagCGGCTATATACGGTACGGTTGATACGAGGTAATTGCCGGTTTTGTACATAGCAaatatgatgatgccgagGGTGTTTGTACCTTGGCGAGTTTTTGAAAAATAGAGGAACATAACAATATATGCCTACGGGCGAGTTGAaaaggaagacgaagaagagaaatatgGCTATAGACCACATGACGCTTCCGAAAAGGATAAGCGATTGCAGAGTGGAAAGCAGGGCGAGCAAGCATGCATGACATCTCGCCAGCACATCCATACTCGAGGTGTGTTGCATGATGGTATCTGAAACCGGGCTTGTGCGGGATGCGTAGACGAGCATGTGATTAGTGGAGGGATCGTCTGTGAGGCAATGCAGTAATTCCACCACGTTAACACTAAGCAATGAGCCCAGAAGCCCTTTCTCCCAGCTGAATTGGGGGCTTTGGTGGTGAGCTGAGAGTCTTAGGATGCAGTGTAGCCAGAACCTACATGCAGGATGTAGTTAGCCGGACTGATATGAAAAGAATGGGCGTCAGACTCGGACGAATGGGAGGGCAAAGAAACGCAGGGCTGTCAGAAGAACGGACGCAGGAGAGGGGGGTGTTACCTATTCTAGTGCTGAAGCTTGAGCTCATGTCAAGTACACGATGCGTGGGGGAGGTTGTCTGTGCACAGAGTTGCACAGATAGTGAATGGACATCCAATTATTGCTTGGCTGGGAGGCGAGAGGCgacaagctgaagctgcaatGTAACGCTcgcacttctttttttaaaccagCAAAAGCAAGTGTTGGTTTCTAGACATGCATATATGCGCGGCATCAACGTCTCCATCTCCGCATTCGCCTTGCAGAGTCTCGGCGCTTTGTCTCACTCCGAGCAAGGCGATTGCCACCGCACATACAGGCCGGGCTCGGTTTCCGCGATCGTGTTAGTAATAGTACTAGTACCAGATTAGTAGTGCCTGGGAATTTGCAGGTGGAGTTTTGCAGCGGCACAGCCTCGCTGAGACGAGACAAGCCGTGCATATGTACGTTGGGTGGTGGCCGCGGTTATTAACCTTAAAGTCAAGATGCAGGCAGGGTCCAAAGAGTCGTATTCTTGAAGTGCGAGTGATGGCGAGACACGAGGGAGGTGGCAaatggcaaaaagaagaggaaaatttTTCAAGAATCCATCGTGAAGggaagcagaaagaaggagagagacatTGACAATTGCTGACTGAGATTGTGACTCTTACTGATGCCAATGTATCGATACCGTCGAGTACCGTCAGGCAGATGCAATCTTGACGTAGCACGACGCCGTCGCCAAATGGCTAAACTGGGCAGATCGGAACCAACGGGCCCGGCTGCTGCGTCAGGCTTTtcccaaggctgctgccgcccgGCCGACTGCTAGCCAACTGATAGCCGTTCTGTACTGCACTAATATTTGGCAAACATGTGGCTTTTAGCCCAGCCTCTGAAAAATTGGGCTCCAGGCACAGGTGCTGCTGGtaagtactaggtagctGCACCCGCCAACGTGGACGGAATACCGACGCCTTCCAGGGCTGCTTCTAGGTACACGCGCTAGGGCCTGCACCGAGACCGGCTGGACGCTTTAGCGCAGTGGCAGTTGCTGCGAGTAGCGACAtggtacctgtacctgtgCCTGCGCCTGTACCTGTATCAGCAATGATAGGTAAAGGTACCCGACTAGGTACTATTACCTACTGGTAATGAGATGCAGGGAAATCCTGCTGGTGTTGCGAGTGGCCGCAGCAGGGGTCGGGATtggcctccagctccaggcTTCAACCTTTCTGTTAATGCTGTACCaccacaaccaccaccaccaccattaCAGTATAGAGGTCATAGCGTTCTTGTGGCAGCACTAAACTCCCCCACTCAGGCTTTTGGCGGGGCTGGTCCAACGACGTCACAGCCCGTGGTGAAGCCACATGCTTGGTGCTCTCTTTGTTTCCTCAACCTTGGCTCGAGGCGCGTGTCCGAGTCTGTGGACGCTGGATCGGCagaccagcccagcccagcccgtGTATGGGTTTGTTTCATTTCGGGGCGCCCTGTGCAGTGACTTGAGACGCTGAGATGGCCGAGAACTCGAAGGAGGGGCTGgggcggctgctgcaagtgATGGGTGGATGATGGTCCAATGCTTGGTTCACTATGCAGGCACGGCTAGAGAGTACTTGGCAGGTAGCAGTACACACAACTGCTATGCTTTTAAGTCTTGTTTACCACCCGGGCACGATGGCcgacctcctcctctctgccTCAGGTACTGAGAGCTGAAAAGCGTGGCCGTCTCTCGACgaatccttcttctgctttcccttctgcttttctttgctttcccTTGTCTCAAATCTCAGCGTCTCCTCCACCATCGCATCCAGGCTTCTCCATCCATTCGGAGATACTTTGACGATACGAGCGCCCCAGACTCCCGAAGCCCCAGGCTCTGCTGCGCCATCTCAGCTCACTCATCGGTGCTGACCAACCAGCTGCCAGTCATCACGACATCAGCCCGCCGAGCTGCCCTACCTATCACGAGGACACACACGAGCGCAGACGACCTCTTGTCTCAACTGCGGCCCAacgtgatttttttttgtcttcatttttttttcctcccaaAAGACAAAAGTGTACACAGACAAGTTTGCTTAACTCGCAGACTTGGCTTCGACTTTAAACTTACCACAGCCTATATACATAGGTACTATTTCTTCGCCCAAGCCAGCAACATCGCATTGCATCTCATCGCATCCTCCGTAGAGCATTTTTCCATAGCTATGAGCGGTAGTTCCGTCGTCCAACACATCGATGCCGTCGACGCCTTTGCCAGAACCCTTCACGTGCGCACCACTCAGTCAACTGTCCCGTTGCTCTCGACAGACGCTTCTCAGGCCGTTCGCAACCTCCACAATGCCCTGCGCGATCTCCGCGTCGAGGCCGCCGACCCGGATTCACGCTTAAACGCCTCAGACTCATCGTCTTATCTGAAGCAGCTAAACTCCATCATCAAGGACTCTCAGACTACGCTGAAGCAGCTCGAGCTTGTGCTGGATCTGAACACCAGGGGCGGGGGGCCGTATGCtgatggcgctgctgaggGCATCGCTGCTGTGCAGACCAAGCTGGTTCACCAAAAGACAGTCATAGATGCCTTTTTGGATCTGGTGCAACTGAGCAGCGCTCCGCCAAGCAGTGGCCGTCGCGGCCCCAGTCTGGAATACATCAAAGAGAAGGTTGACACCATCGGGCGCAAGCTTTTCCGTCGTGATAGCGCCAACAGTAAATCTACTGGAGGTGGCGACGACAAGCTGTGGAAAAGGTTCAAGGGCGAGCTTGTCAAAGAAGGGTTCTCGTCAAAGGTGCTGGACGAGCATGAGGTATGTAGTGGCGTCCTGGCATCTGGTCATGAAACGTATATTGGGGCTGACACACTCAGGATGTTCTGCGCGCCTACATTCACGAGATCGAGACCATGCTATccgccaaagatggcgcTCCCCCTACTGTCCAAGGCCTCTTAGAACTAGACGGCAACTCTGTACCCGCGTCTGTGCACAAGTATGGTCGCCATATGACCTTTCCGCTCGCCGATTATCAAAAGGCTCCTACCAGCATGAAGACTGAACGATTGATGCCGGATCAACCCTCATTCCCATCGCTAACTCCAGAGCTCTCTTATGATCCTCGTTCTTGGGCTTCAGTTGAACTTGACGGCAATGTTGCCGGCTCATTTAAGTTTATCTCGACTCAAGACTTGATCATGCTGGACTCTCTCGGTACCGGAATGGCTGGCCTCCATTTGAGCAGCTCTCCGCCACAGGCCGATATACCATCCTTCCAGCCCATGATGTCTGGTGCAATACCGCTGCCTGAGATCAAAATATCTGGCTCTACAGCTCCTCAGCCGATTCCTCAAAAGAGCAATCTTCATGTAGAGGGAACACCTCAGGTGTACGGTTCTAGTGCTCCGCCGGCATATGGAGGCGCACCGATGCCCCGCCTGGCTCCTGATAGTTACGGCCGGGATATCCCTATGGGCGCCGAGTGGACTAAGATCGACCGCTCTCTCGTTAGCCCCGAAGCCCTTCACCGGGCTGGAGTGCGGTACGAAGCTCGCCCAGGCTATGTTGCTGTCCTTGGCCGCCTGTCTCCCGATCAAGTTACATACTATGCCCGTTTGAGCGCTGAATGCCGTGCTTCTCGGCAAGCTACGATCCCAAGCAAACAGCGTTCTCACCATACGAAGAA
The Trichoderma asperellum chromosome 7, complete sequence DNA segment above includes these coding regions:
- a CDS encoding uncharacterized protein (EggNog:ENOG41), translated to MASEYRIHKPYILAHLPKPLDHTKGNIVAREVYGQRDGQKKRKRTELVVGVDGETTSIYDVPASRLITSYPIPPQESFTCPPYSVRVRRNNTTDALRYTFIATADNGAHKITLFKDVAHRDGKTTSNSVSQVLQTSAVKYITCSSPTSQSANIGDVIAVCEDGEVVCLSGESLDVQWSSSSKSMLQDSVAAAVSEFHIEYALSGSTAEFNEGLFKNRPEVFSALPKSVGSEVELVVLISKSFSQNVENRHLIVLAAVSGSSSASADVQHLVPLEIVPITSIASQDNAESPIYQVDVQSGLLLQLQQGAIGVYDMTGAVPKLKSSIEAENAQTFVRLFKPFILASSLNSIGLYNYQYRSIHSKASLDWSEIPTEGETPRSCQLISYLRSQDTVVALVENILVTIQVEPPKNPGKRRKEGLLIDSIGRGTGLEVPSKKIRCEVSSEFTRLVPGTLTSDYLVQFQAETEAADKLLANNDLNKWEDILRRKFNVSKRSTGLPNGDNTKTQDGSDAQELPEWEWLSGSSYPAVDRRWIIYAITQVFSVDIKEIGDSTRPELRLVLPESNVTTYLVVAGHLTLSNLRTAFRDELAPEASDNRAVAGDLIRSLADADLSLTLLLNYLQATKLGEVELLLAIRSLMLSMDLIPEGKMDATKLLTSEPHAGNSGKDDDIEMDLDDLERKIAVTEHYLGDETSSRSRGLTLAFTKLWRLPAVSTVKALRTTVSTEDIMSLIYLLRVELLRGAWTSLYIDPTSFDSEGNEPPPDGVIALIADLLGRCLDAVGAGGWLFNDAISWADKAEASDFLTALRLEVTAALEGIEEAVFLNGILGETVRFGNAAQKGGAVRASQNKSILFQVENRESKLLPLGLKTKSLPTREKVVSGGEVMQRSVREMGHLISQKVEAYSLEKLSI
- a CDS encoding uncharacterized protein (EggNog:ENOG41): MSGSSVVQHIDAVDAFARTLHVRTTQSTVPLLSTDASQAVRNLHNALRDLRVEAADPDSRLNASDSSSYLKQLNSIIKDSQTTLKQLELVLDLNTRGGGPYADGAAEGIAAVQTKLVHQKTVIDAFLDLVQLSSAPPSSGRRGPSLEYIKEKVDTIGRKLFRRDSANSKSTGGGDDKLWKRFKGELVKEGFSSKVLDEHEDVLRAYIHEIETMLSAKDGAPPTVQGLLELDGNSVPASVHKYGRHMTFPLADYQKAPTSMKTERLMPDQPSFPSLTPELSYDPRSWASVELDGNVAGSFKFISTQDLIMLDSLGTGMAGLHLSSSPPQADIPSFQPMMSGAIPLPEIKISGSTAPQPIPQKSNLHVEGTPQVYGSSAPPAYGGAPMPRLAPDSYGRDIPMGAEWTKIDRSLVSPEALHRAGVRYEARPGYVAVLGRLSPDQVTYYARLSAECRASRQATIPSKQRSHHTKKHERTGSESSRDENAEDDKDSEHQSDISDDDDKDSGEKGNKNYPIIVNPPEKGKTSPTSSTMPKSILKNKNTNHVRFDPEPYEVNPRAEKESREHRDSSSSKKSRDRDERDRDDHSKRREDRDRRRRDSDPSYGDKHRRDRDRDRDRRDRDRDRDRDRDDNYRLHTSDRDRRDDRRRDKTANKTPWAEALGAVGIGGAAASLLGVLAEAAIGN